GGTTGATCACGAAGATCTGCGCGTCGCGGATGCCGAACAGCGCACCGTTGGCGTTCTGGATGAAGGTGGCCGCGTCGACCTTGCGCTCGCCCCAGGGCTTCAGGCGGACGAAGGCCATGCCCATGTTTTCGCCCTGGCCGACGAAGCTGAAGCCGGCCACTTCCATCATGCCGTCGTAGCCTTCCTGCTTCTCCAGGGTCTGGCGCATGGTGTCGAACACCGCCTGGGTGCGGCGCATGGTCGCGCCCGGCGGCAGCTGCACCAGCGCCAGCGCGTAGCCCTGGTCTTCTTCCGGCAGGAAGCTGCCGGGCATGCGCGTGAACAGGAAACCGCACAGCAGGGCCAGCGCCACGAACACCGCCATCCAGCGCGGCGCATGCCGGATCGCGCCGGCGATGTGGCCCACGTACGTGTCGGCGACCTTGTTATAGACCGTGTTGAACGCGCGGAAGACGAAGTTCGACTTATGGTGCTCGGTGGGCTTGAGCATGCTCGCGCACAGCGCCGGGGTGAAACCCAGCGCCAGGAACGCGGAGAACGCCATGGCCATGGCGATGGTGATGGCGAACTGCTTGTAGATCTCGCCGGCCGAACCGCCCTGGAACGCGGACGGAATGAACACCGCCGCCAGCACCACGGTGATGGCCACGACCGCGCCGCTGATCTGGCTCATCGCCTTGATCGTGGCCTGGCGGGCGTTGAGGCCCTCCTCGGTCATGATGCGTTCGACGTTCTCGATCACCACGATCGCGTCGTCCACCACGATGCCGATGGCCAGCACCATGCCGAACAGACTGAGCTGGTTGATGGTGAACCCGAGCAGGTACATGCCCAGGAACGTGCCCATCAGCGCGATCGGGATGACCAGGGTGGGGATCAGGGTGGCGCGGAAGTTCTGCAGGAAGATCAGCATCACCAGGAACACCAGCACGATCGCCTCGAGCAGGGTCTTGACGACCTCCTCCACCGAGATGCGCACGAACGTCGAGGTGTCGTAGGGCGAGAACCACTTCACGCCCGGCGGGAAGCTGGTCTGCAGCTCGTCCATGCGCTTGCGCACCGCCTCGGCCACGCCCAGGGCGTTGGCGCCGGGGCTGAGCAGCACGGCGAACGCGCCGGTCGGGGCGCCGTTCCAGCGCGCCTCGAAGCCGTAGGACTGCGAACCGATCTTGATCCGGGCCACGTCCTTGAGCCGCACGGTGGTGCCGTCGGCGTTGGCGCGCAGGATGATGTTGCCGAACTCTTCGGGCGTGCTGAAGCGGCCCTCGGCCGAGACCGTGGCGGTGTAGGCCTGCTCCTGCGGCGAAGGCTCGGCGCCGATCGAACCGGCGGCGAACTGCACGTTCTGGCCGCGCACCGAGTTCAGCACCTGGGTCGCCGACAGGCCGTAGCCCTGCAGCTTCTCCGGGTTGAGCCAGATGTTCATGGCGTACTCGGAGCCGAACTGCTGGGTGCTGCCCACGCCGGGCACGCGCGCGATCTGGTCGAGCACGCGCGAGCCGATCATGTCGCTGAGCGCGTTGGTGTCCACGTTCGGGTTCTCCGAACGCAGCGCCACCACCATCAGGAAGTTCGAGTTCGACTTGGCCACCACCACGCCCTGCCGGGTCACTTCTTCCGGCAGTCGCGGCGTGGCCAGGGCGACCTTGTTCTGCACCTGGACCTGGGCGATGTCCGGGTCGGTGCCCGGAGCGAAGGTCAGGGTGATCGAGGAGCCGCCCGAGGCGCTGGAGGAGGAGCTGAAGTAATCGAGATTATCGATACCGGTCAGCTGCTGCTCGATCACCTGGGTGACCGCACCTTCGGCGGTTTCCGCGCTCGCGCCCGGGTAGCTGGCCGAGATGCTGACCTGCGGCGGCGCGATGTTGGGATAGGACTCCACGCCCAGGTTGAGGATCGCGAGCACACCGCCGAGGGTGATGAGGATCGCGATGACCCAGGCGAAGACCGGGTGGTTGATGAAGAATCTGGACATGGCGGTCGCTTAGTCCTTGGCAGCCGGTGCCGCGCCGGCGGCGGGCTGCTTCTTGCCCGCATCGGGCTGGTAGGGCACGGCCTTGGCCGGCTGGCCGGGCTGGGCGCGCTGGATGCCGGACACCACCACCTGATCGCCCGCGGCCAGGCCGCGGCTGATCACCCAGTTC
This portion of the Lysobacter silvisoli genome encodes:
- a CDS encoding multidrug efflux RND transporter permease subunit gives rise to the protein MSRFFINHPVFAWVIAILITLGGVLAILNLGVESYPNIAPPQVSISASYPGASAETAEGAVTQVIEQQLTGIDNLDYFSSSSSASGGSSITLTFAPGTDPDIAQVQVQNKVALATPRLPEEVTRQGVVVAKSNSNFLMVVALRSENPNVDTNALSDMIGSRVLDQIARVPGVGSTQQFGSEYAMNIWLNPEKLQGYGLSATQVLNSVRGQNVQFAAGSIGAEPSPQEQAYTATVSAEGRFSTPEEFGNIILRANADGTTVRLKDVARIKIGSQSYGFEARWNGAPTGAFAVLLSPGANALGVAEAVRKRMDELQTSFPPGVKWFSPYDTSTFVRISVEEVVKTLLEAIVLVFLVMLIFLQNFRATLIPTLVIPIALMGTFLGMYLLGFTINQLSLFGMVLAIGIVVDDAIVVIENVERIMTEEGLNARQATIKAMSQISGAVVAITVVLAAVFIPSAFQGGSAGEIYKQFAITIAMAMAFSAFLALGFTPALCASMLKPTEHHKSNFVFRAFNTVYNKVADTYVGHIAGAIRHAPRWMAVFVALALLCGFLFTRMPGSFLPEEDQGYALALVQLPPGATMRRTQAVFDTMRQTLEKQEGYDGMMEVAGFSFVGQGENMGMAFVRLKPWGERKVDAATFIQNANGALFGIRDAQIFVINLPTVSGLGSFGGFDMYLQDRSGQGRDALTQARNILLGKAGENKALVGVRPNSQEDSPQLKLDVDRVQAQAMGLSVNDIYSSIQLMLAPVYVNDFVDNGRIKRVTMQADAPYRTGAEALSKFYTPNPSAATNPDGSSADSTTNAMIPLTNVVHSKWIMASPSLTRYNGYSAVEIVGSQAPGHSSGEAMNAMQAIVDNDLPEGFGYDWTGQSYQEILSGNQAPMLMVLSILVVFLCLAALYESWSVPVAVLLVVPLGVLGAVIFSLLRGLPNDIYFKIGLITVIGLAAKNAILIVEFAIEQRQAGKTLREATIEACKLRFRPILMTSFAFIMGVIPLAISSGAGANSRHAIGTGVIGGMIFATFLGVLLIPVFYVIVRRILGDKLDEAPKRVQHDDEEPAAKPAR